In Paenibacillus guangzhouensis, a single window of DNA contains:
- the comI gene encoding competence inhibitor ComI: MEVKDALTIMFLFGTFILALLTYINNNNKRK; the protein is encoded by the coding sequence ATGGAAGTGAAAGATGCATTAACGATCATGTTCCTCTTTGGAACGTTCATTCTTGCTCTTTTAACATACATCAATAATAACAACAAGAGAAAGTAA
- a CDS encoding lysozyme inhibitor LprI family protein produces MKITKLLLVLAIIILITACRNEVAEKSAYNTDITSKNDDKRVSSQIQSTSFPEVKNQNDSDTIFGSYDISNEFSELMNSNPIDKDYDKEFNEFDNSTEFSTTGWIQFEAKYEDIWDKELNWIYNKLLSKLNTKQKKLLIEAQKGWLQNHLKETEFMVSTFQDDSEYNIGSQGLVNIEIAIKNRLRDRTIQLYEYFFMLGGETEFLYKGKS; encoded by the coding sequence ATGAAAATCACAAAATTACTTTTAGTACTAGCCATTATAATCTTAATTACTGCTTGCCGAAATGAGGTAGCTGAAAAATCAGCATATAACACAGATATAACATCCAAGAATGATGATAAACGAGTTTCCTCTCAGATCCAATCAACATCCTTTCCTGAGGTCAAAAACCAAAATGACTCAGATACGATTTTTGGTTCATATGACATTTCTAATGAATTTTCAGAATTGATGAATTCAAATCCAATTGATAAAGATTATGATAAAGAATTTAATGAATTCGACAATTCAACCGAGTTCTCAACAACAGGATGGATTCAATTTGAAGCAAAATATGAAGATATTTGGGATAAAGAGTTAAATTGGATTTATAATAAATTGCTATCTAAATTGAACACAAAACAAAAAAAGTTACTCATTGAAGCTCAAAAGGGTTGGTTACAGAATCATTTAAAAGAAACAGAATTTATGGTAAGTACATTTCAAGATGATTCAGAATATAACATTGGTTCACAAGGGCTAGTGAACATTGAAATAGCAATCAAGAATAGATTAAGAGATCGAACCATACAACTGTATGAATATTTTTTTATGCTAGGTGGGGAAACGGAATTTTTATATAAAGGCAAGAGTTAG
- a CDS encoding VOC family protein, with protein MKSPIMSRVDTIFIHVTNLKESVKWYSTLLGIEFNEDNPCEGPIHTFPMGENRPGLTLDNHCFDEEEYKFNPSNQPLFNLSTEDIDEAYEFVKRMGAEFVTEIARYPDLSDFSFKDPDGNILMICSCITEN; from the coding sequence ATGAAAAGCCCTATTATGAGCCGGGTAGATACTATTTTTATACATGTAACAAATCTAAAGGAATCTGTAAAATGGTATTCAACACTCTTGGGAATCGAATTCAATGAGGATAATCCATGTGAAGGTCCGATTCATACTTTTCCTATGGGTGAGAATAGACCTGGACTGACATTAGACAATCATTGTTTTGATGAAGAAGAATATAAATTTAATCCATCCAATCAGCCATTATTTAATCTAAGCACGGAAGATATCGATGAAGCTTATGAATTTGTTAAGCGTATGGGAGCAGAGTTTGTGACAGAAATTGCGAGGTACCCGGATCTATCTGATTTTTCTTTCAAAGACCCTGATGGGAACATTTTGATGATCTGTTCATGTATAACGGAGAATTAG
- a CDS encoding acylphosphatase: MSVFKKLRNDYVIWHANRIKLPDVTSNVTVRKKVIFAGRVQKVGFRLEVHRLAQRMGLTGWVRNLEDGSVEAEIQGEALYIDFLVNCMKSLKRACVKNMTLVELPNREGEEDFTILK; encoded by the coding sequence ATGAGTGTTTTTAAGAAATTAAGAAATGATTATGTAATCTGGCATGCCAATCGTATAAAGCTTCCAGATGTTACATCGAACGTTACTGTCAGAAAAAAAGTGATTTTTGCTGGTAGGGTACAAAAGGTAGGATTTCGCTTAGAAGTACATCGTCTTGCTCAAAGAATGGGATTAACGGGCTGGGTAAGAAATTTGGAAGATGGAAGTGTTGAAGCAGAAATACAAGGAGAGGCGTTGTATATTGATTTTTTGGTAAATTGTATGAAGTCATTGAAACGAGCCTGTGTAAAGAATATGACGCTAGTAGAGCTGCCTAATCGAGAGGGAGAGGAAGACTTTACGATATTGAAATAA
- a CDS encoding GNAT family N-acetyltransferase, producing the protein MLTLERAIANDAHKLTEIQKASFDEESKQFNNSEAGGPSGYDSISFQAEMMQICEYFKVLFHGEIIGGALIFIENNQVHNLGRIFIDPKYQNQGLGMKVMKEIERSFPNSTKWWLDTPSWSVKNHHFYTKCGFTKVGEEGDLYIFEKIL; encoded by the coding sequence ATGTTAACACTAGAACGTGCAATAGCAAATGATGCGCATAAGCTTACTGAGATACAGAAGGCTAGCTTCGACGAGGAGTCAAAACAATTTAATAATAGCGAAGCTGGTGGTCCGTCAGGATATGATTCTATAAGCTTTCAAGCAGAGATGATGCAAATTTGCGAATATTTCAAGGTGCTTTTTCATGGAGAAATTATAGGAGGAGCCTTAATATTTATCGAAAACAACCAAGTACATAATCTAGGAAGAATTTTTATTGACCCTAAGTATCAGAATCAAGGTTTAGGTATGAAGGTCATGAAAGAAATTGAACGTAGCTTCCCGAATAGTACGAAATGGTGGCTTGATACACCTAGCTGGAGTGTCAAGAATCATCACTTCTATACAAAATGCGGATTTACTAAGGTTGGAGAAGAAGGCGACCTATATATTTTTGAGAAGATTTTATAG
- a CDS encoding class I SAM-dependent methyltransferase, translating into MTYEKALLYDQYRLPYSKEACTFIIHAANASQGNVADIGAGTGLLTRHFVGNVRKIYAIEPEQEMRRVACEMIGSRDDIEYIDGTAENTQLPDRSVDLIVVANAYHRFEPEHTIQEFKRIMRPGAMLAIFSYHDDTGFLSDTMEICREGAYRNRLSNTRHTKPVTYFYGEAAPSRYVFQQEHEESWEEYWGAVVSGMESPNESEAWFEEFKEAHHKRFRGLERNGVIKVNYSTEVWLGKPEYKDVRGQA; encoded by the coding sequence ATGACATATGAAAAAGCTTTGTTATATGATCAATATCGGCTGCCGTACTCCAAAGAGGCATGCACTTTTATTATCCATGCAGCAAATGCAAGTCAGGGGAATGTGGCAGATATTGGGGCAGGTACCGGACTCCTAACTCGACACTTTGTCGGAAATGTACGGAAGATCTATGCCATCGAACCTGAGCAGGAAATGCGAAGAGTTGCTTGTGAGATGATTGGATCAAGAGATGATATCGAATATATAGATGGTACAGCAGAGAATACGCAATTACCAGATCGGTCTGTTGATTTAATCGTTGTAGCAAATGCGTATCACAGATTCGAACCAGAGCATACGATTCAAGAGTTTAAGAGAATTATGAGACCTGGTGCTATGTTAGCTATATTTTCATATCATGATGATACTGGATTTTTAAGCGACACGATGGAAATATGCAGAGAAGGCGCTTATAGGAACAGACTTAGTAACACAAGACACACAAAACCAGTAACTTATTTCTATGGAGAGGCAGCGCCAAGCAGGTATGTTTTTCAACAAGAACATGAAGAATCATGGGAAGAATACTGGGGAGCTGTCGTATCAGGTATGGAATCACCGAATGAGAGTGAAGCATGGTTCGAGGAATTCAAAGAGGCACATCACAAGAGATTCAGGGGATTGGAAAGGAATGGAGTAATCAAGGTGAATTACAGTACAGAAGTATGGTTGGGCAAACCGGAATACAAAGATGTTAGAGGCCAAGCGTAA
- a CDS encoding HAD family hydrolase — protein MYKTIIFDVDGTLINTEQAVLHSLQKMLHVDYNKSVELDDLTFVLGIPGSRSLPQLGISDIDKANERWNYFMKDYFNTIEVFEGIFDLVNHLRDKNINQGIVTSKTKEELKCDFEPFGLMPYLTHIVCADDTEFHKPHPEPLLKFLEIADAKAEQSIYIGDTVYDYECARDAGVDFALALWGCKNHQNIEAKYKLETPLDLIKFI, from the coding sequence ATGTACAAGACGATTATTTTTGATGTTGATGGAACGCTTATTAATACAGAACAAGCAGTTCTCCATTCGCTGCAGAAGATGCTTCACGTAGACTATAACAAATCCGTGGAATTAGATGACCTAACTTTTGTGCTGGGCATTCCCGGCTCAAGGTCTTTACCTCAGTTAGGAATTTCAGATATCGATAAAGCCAATGAGCGTTGGAATTATTTTATGAAAGATTATTTTAATACCATTGAGGTGTTTGAAGGAATATTCGACCTAGTCAATCATTTACGGGACAAAAACATCAATCAAGGCATCGTTACCTCGAAGACGAAAGAGGAGCTGAAGTGTGATTTCGAACCGTTTGGACTGATGCCGTATTTAACGCATATTGTCTGTGCAGATGATACGGAATTCCATAAGCCGCATCCTGAACCATTGTTGAAGTTTCTGGAGATCGCCGATGCTAAAGCTGAACAGTCAATCTATATCGGGGATACCGTGTATGATTACGAATGTGCTAGAGATGCGGGAGTCGACTTTGCGTTAGCGCTGTGGGGTTGTAAGAATCATCAGAACATCGAGGCGAAATACAAATTGGAGACACCGTTAGATCTTATTAAATTCATCTGA
- a CDS encoding GrpB family protein, producing the protein MLGLPKGQVFIIPWTEQWIVAYEAESRIIRDTLQAFHVTVHHIGSTAIRGLSAKPIIDIAIEIDHFEDSSLCAAKLEELGYRYLGTNILPERHYLNKGEPRTHQIHMYEKDNRYLKDQLLFRNYLNVHEEARTAYQDLKMQLSEKYKSDKHAYADAKTAFVRDILAIARNKEER; encoded by the coding sequence ATGCTCGGACTACCCAAAGGACAGGTATTCATCATCCCATGGACAGAACAATGGATAGTGGCTTACGAAGCGGAGAGCCGTATTATTCGAGACACACTGCAAGCGTTTCATGTCACGGTCCATCATATTGGCAGTACGGCAATTCGAGGCCTCAGCGCCAAACCGATTATTGATATCGCGATCGAAATTGATCATTTTGAGGATAGTTCATTATGTGCGGCGAAGCTGGAGGAACTCGGATATCGATATCTCGGTACGAACATCCTGCCGGAGAGACATTATTTGAACAAAGGCGAACCAAGGACGCATCAGATCCATATGTACGAGAAAGACAATCGTTACTTGAAGGATCAGCTGTTATTTAGGAATTATTTGAACGTGCATGAGGAAGCTCGGACAGCCTATCAAGACCTTAAGATGCAGCTGTCGGAAAAATACAAGTCAGACAAACACGCTTATGCCGACGCGAAAACGGCGTTTGTTCGTGACATTCTTGCGATAGCAAGGAACAAGGAAGAACGGTAA
- the fosB gene encoding metallothiol transferase FosB, protein MQIQGINHFCFSVSDLDQSIAFYERVFDAKLLVTGRTLAYFELNGLWIALNEEKDTPRPPLSTYTHIAFTVLEEEFDHWVDRLVQLNVHILPGRTRDERDRKSVYFTDPDGHKFEFHTGGLNDRLAYYRQDKKHMEFQD, encoded by the coding sequence ATGCAAATCCAAGGCATTAACCATTTTTGTTTCTCGGTATCTGACCTCGACCAATCCATTGCATTTTATGAGCGCGTATTTGACGCCAAGCTGCTAGTCACAGGCAGAACGCTGGCTTACTTTGAACTGAATGGCTTGTGGATTGCCTTAAATGAAGAGAAAGATACCCCAAGACCTCCCTTGAGTACATATACGCATATCGCGTTTACGGTTTTGGAGGAAGAGTTCGATCATTGGGTGGATCGGCTGGTTCAACTCAACGTTCATATTTTACCCGGCAGGACAAGGGATGAACGGGACCGAAAATCTGTTTATTTCACGGACCCGGATGGACACAAATTCGAGTTTCATACCGGTGGGCTTAACGACAGATTGGCGTACTATCGCCAGGATAAGAAACATATGGAGTTTCAGGATTGA
- a CDS encoding VOC family protein — translation MGKGFSHCLQIFPTPDLHKTTAYYETLGFRAVYYLESSEPHVCLYRDAIEIVLTKSKQETIVPNRVMHGYGYDGYFIAEKQRELEQEFMHLGINIVRSLGTTDYNNREFVFDDVDGRWIAVGNKNGT, via the coding sequence ATGGGCAAAGGCTTCTCTCACTGCCTGCAAATCTTTCCGACGCCGGATCTTCATAAAACCACCGCATATTATGAGACACTTGGATTCCGAGCGGTCTACTATCTCGAATCCTCTGAGCCGCATGTCTGTCTCTATCGGGATGCGATCGAAATCGTGCTGACGAAATCGAAGCAGGAGACGATTGTGCCGAATCGCGTGATGCACGGTTATGGGTATGACGGTTATTTTATTGCGGAGAAGCAACGGGAATTGGAGCAAGAATTTATGCATTTAGGCATCAACATTGTTCGTTCACTCGGGACGACGGATTATAACAATCGTGAATTCGTGTTCGATGACGTGGATGGCCGGTGGATTGCGGTGGGCAATAAGAATGGGACTTAA
- a CDS encoding GNAT family N-acetyltransferase, with amino-acid sequence MQPIHYFTEIKSLVQVTAEEILSLGDFGYISNQKYEVKKEESLQSCAIMLQLVDLDEPYVKQDLIEADDLNRYQDLIKQGYSLGLYVDHKLIALAIAEAQTWNNTLLLWYLHVHEDHRRQRYGHALLSKMIELAQGSGFRALTLEAQNTNVPAIHFYKSLGFEIEGIDLSLYNLGEDNEEVALFLRKKF; translated from the coding sequence ATGCAACCGATCCATTACTTCACCGAGATTAAATCGCTAGTACAGGTTACCGCGGAAGAGATATTGTCATTAGGCGATTTTGGATACATATCCAACCAGAAATACGAAGTGAAAAAAGAGGAGTCCTTGCAATCCTGCGCGATCATGCTCCAACTCGTTGATCTTGACGAGCCCTATGTGAAGCAAGATTTGATCGAAGCAGATGACTTGAATCGTTATCAAGATCTCATCAAGCAAGGGTATTCGTTAGGGCTCTACGTCGATCACAAGCTCATCGCGCTGGCGATTGCGGAGGCTCAGACATGGAACAATACGCTCCTGCTATGGTATTTGCATGTTCACGAGGATCATAGAAGGCAGAGATACGGGCACGCCCTGCTAAGTAAAATGATTGAACTCGCACAGGGGAGCGGCTTCCGTGCACTTACGCTGGAGGCGCAGAATACGAATGTTCCGGCTATTCATTTCTACAAATCACTTGGATTTGAGATCGAAGGGATCGATCTATCGCTCTATAACTTAGGCGAAGACAATGAAGAGGTCGCTCTTTTTCTCAGAAAGAAGTTCTGA
- a CDS encoding YdcF family protein produces the protein MYPFDCITDFMFFETRIEPADLILIPGGSHPQLMERAAELYHQGLAPYLLPSGGATAHVTTTEWAFLRDVGLQLGVPEQAILREDQARNTFDNARFSWQVIQEHGLQPKKVILVCKSYHARRALLTYQTVFPMDVTICVSPVTDKTGITKENWFLEDSTIRIVMNELTKVGRYFAHHIPNWVNSKRE, from the coding sequence ATGTATCCTTTTGATTGTATTACGGATTTCATGTTTTTCGAGACGAGGATCGAGCCCGCGGATCTGATCCTAATTCCTGGCGGCAGTCATCCTCAGCTCATGGAACGGGCTGCGGAACTATATCATCAAGGCTTGGCACCTTATCTATTACCATCTGGAGGTGCAACCGCGCATGTCACCACAACGGAATGGGCGTTCCTGCGAGATGTCGGATTACAGTTAGGTGTTCCAGAGCAAGCGATTTTGCGGGAGGACCAAGCAAGGAATACGTTCGATAATGCAAGATTTTCATGGCAAGTCATCCAAGAGCACGGTTTGCAGCCCAAGAAGGTCATCTTAGTCTGTAAATCTTACCACGCAAGGCGCGCCTTACTGACTTACCAGACGGTGTTCCCAATGGATGTTACGATCTGCGTGAGTCCCGTTACCGACAAAACAGGCATCACCAAAGAGAACTGGTTCTTGGAAGATTCCACAATTAGAATCGTGATGAATGAGCTCACGAAGGTGGGGCGGTATTTTGCCCATCATATTCCGAACTGGGTTAATTCGAAGCGTGAATAA
- a CDS encoding 8-oxo-dGTP diphosphatase: protein MSNVEMTNMCMIYDPETNKVLVQERIKSWKGIAFPGGHIEDGESIIDSTIREIHEETGLTISNLELCGIVYWYNDATGDKYLVFSYRTQVFSGQLLDETEEGRLFWVDKDELASLPLAEGLKERLPLFLENQYSEGFGIWNEHRKTEMKWQ, encoded by the coding sequence ATGTCTAACGTTGAAATGACGAACATGTGCATGATTTATGATCCAGAGACGAACAAAGTCCTTGTACAGGAGCGAATCAAATCATGGAAAGGCATTGCCTTTCCGGGAGGACATATCGAGGACGGGGAGAGCATTATCGATTCTACGATCCGGGAGATCCATGAGGAGACGGGATTAACAATATCGAATCTGGAGCTGTGCGGAATCGTCTATTGGTATAACGATGCGACGGGCGATAAATATCTCGTGTTCAGCTATCGCACCCAAGTATTCAGCGGTCAGTTATTGGACGAGACAGAGGAAGGCCGTCTTTTCTGGGTGGACAAGGATGAACTGGCTTCTCTTCCGCTTGCAGAGGGTTTGAAGGAGCGTCTGCCGCTGTTTTTAGAGAACCAATATTCCGAAGGCTTCGGAATCTGGAATGAGCATCGGAAGACGGAAATGAAATGGCAGTAG
- a CDS encoding GNAT family N-acetyltransferase, whose amino-acid sequence MDFPILETRRLKLRQLRLDDAPDLYDYFSQDKVTTYYDLDRFTELKQAEDLIQMWIDNFDSQRSIRWGITLKSEDRVIGTCGFHKWSQKHHRAEIGYELSPAYWRQGYMGEVVDAVVRYGFHGFDLHRIEAQIFQANIGSRKVLEKIGFQEEGVLQDYFYLKDQYVDAVIFAMCKSGKWA is encoded by the coding sequence ATGGATTTTCCGATTTTGGAGACCAGACGATTAAAGCTTAGACAACTGCGGCTGGATGACGCACCTGATCTGTACGATTATTTCTCTCAAGATAAAGTAACGACGTACTACGATTTAGATCGCTTCACGGAGCTGAAGCAAGCCGAGGATCTCATCCAAATGTGGATCGATAATTTCGACAGCCAGCGGAGCATTCGGTGGGGGATTACCCTGAAATCGGAAGATCGCGTGATTGGCACTTGCGGTTTTCACAAATGGTCGCAGAAGCACCATCGAGCGGAGATCGGCTACGAATTATCTCCTGCATACTGGCGTCAAGGGTATATGGGTGAAGTTGTGGATGCGGTCGTTCGTTATGGATTTCATGGGTTTGACTTGCATCGGATTGAAGCGCAAATTTTTCAAGCCAATATTGGTTCGAGAAAAGTGCTAGAGAAGATCGGGTTCCAAGAAGAAGGCGTATTACAGGACTACTTCTATCTGAAAGATCAATATGTGGATGCTGTTATTTTCGCGATGTGTAAGAGTGGAAAATGGGCATAA
- a CDS encoding putative immunity protein — translation MERVKFRDSKRSKAIADLAKQTDHRLLARWATDCAEHVLSLFEAHCPGDNRPREAIEAGRAWVRGEIPMVEARAAAFASHTAARDIEHPAACAAARAAGHASATAHVAGHAVHAATYAAKAAAYAADDPSETSSSIAKERDWQYQRLLDLQQ, via the coding sequence ATGGAGCGGGTCAAATTTAGGGATTCGAAGCGGAGTAAAGCGATAGCGGATCTGGCAAAACAGACGGATCATCGGCTGCTTGCACGTTGGGCGACAGATTGCGCGGAGCATGTCCTTTCACTATTCGAGGCGCATTGCCCGGGGGACAACCGACCTCGTGAAGCGATTGAAGCTGGCCGGGCTTGGGTTCGCGGCGAGATCCCAATGGTCGAGGCTCGTGCTGCTGCATTCGCGTCTCATACCGCGGCGCGGGATATCGAGCACCCTGCAGCCTGCGCCGCAGCGCGTGCCGCGGGTCATGCATCAGCTACCGCACATGTTGCGGGCCATGCCGTTCATGCTGCTACGTATGCGGCCAAGGCAGCCGCGTATGCCGCTGATGATCCTTCAGAGACGAGCAGCAGCATCGCCAAGGAACGGGATTGGCAGTACCAACGATTGCTCGATCTACAACAATAG
- a CDS encoding dienelactone hydrolase family protein: protein MNKPNNTLVILLHEIYGVNDHMQYYRDQWLQEGVDVLTPDLLHGRVFSYAQDEQAYQYFVNEIGFEQAAEEVRKIILTHRANYDRIFLMGFSIGATLAWMNSASGVDGMIGFYGSRIRNYADLVPGCQALLFFASQEKSFDVSALADQLHGKTNTITEVIQGEHGFMNPFHHAYLPDESKQCMMKSMNYILEEVAAIGVNPS from the coding sequence ATGAACAAGCCAAATAACACACTCGTCATCCTCCTTCACGAAATTTACGGGGTCAACGATCATATGCAATATTACCGGGATCAATGGCTCCAAGAAGGCGTGGACGTGCTTACCCCGGATTTACTGCATGGTCGCGTGTTTTCTTATGCGCAAGACGAACAAGCATACCAATACTTCGTGAACGAGATTGGATTCGAACAGGCAGCGGAGGAAGTGAGGAAAATCATACTTACTCATCGGGCGAACTATGACCGAATCTTCCTGATGGGCTTCAGCATTGGCGCGACCTTGGCTTGGATGAACAGTGCTAGCGGAGTCGACGGTATGATTGGATTCTATGGTTCGAGAATACGGAATTACGCAGATCTTGTGCCGGGATGCCAGGCCCTATTGTTCTTTGCGAGCCAAGAGAAATCCTTCGACGTGTCGGCTTTAGCGGACCAACTGCACGGCAAGACGAACACAATAACCGAGGTGATCCAAGGCGAACATGGCTTCATGAACCCGTTCCACCACGCGTATCTACCTGATGAATCGAAGCAATGCATGATGAAGAGCATGAATTATATTCTTGAGGAGGTAGCAGCCATTGGGGTCAATCCATCATAA
- a CDS encoding sporulation protein: MSFFNKMLAKVGIGAAEVDTLLEEVSYVPGEDVRGVVRVTGGQVDQEIDRIYLQLMTRYVRESGDNKVTEHYSLAKFNVSGKMTIRGGETMEIPFSFPLPLETPVTYNGQPVWLHTGLDIDVAIDPTDNDGIEVRPHPYMDVIFQAVQSLGFRFRSSSCEYHSRLGRGVPFVQEFEFLPGSSFANRVKELELIMKVDHNGVNVLIEIDRKARGLTGLFEQALDMDERLVRVYFTETELDQGPQVIAQELAAIIQQQAR, translated from the coding sequence ATGTCTTTTTTTAATAAAATGTTAGCAAAGGTCGGTATCGGTGCCGCAGAAGTAGACACACTGCTAGAGGAGGTGTCTTATGTACCAGGTGAGGATGTTCGCGGCGTTGTACGCGTCACGGGAGGACAGGTGGATCAAGAGATCGATCGAATTTACCTGCAATTAATGACACGTTATGTGCGTGAATCCGGGGATAACAAGGTAACAGAACACTATTCCCTTGCCAAATTTAATGTATCAGGAAAGATGACGATTCGAGGCGGTGAGACTATGGAGATTCCTTTCTCATTCCCGCTACCGCTCGAAACGCCTGTCACCTATAACGGCCAGCCCGTATGGCTGCATACAGGACTAGATATTGATGTGGCCATTGATCCAACCGATAACGACGGAATTGAAGTGCGTCCGCATCCTTATATGGATGTCATATTCCAAGCCGTGCAATCGCTTGGATTCCGCTTCCGTTCTTCCTCGTGCGAATACCACTCCAGACTGGGCCGCGGCGTGCCGTTCGTGCAGGAATTCGAATTCTTGCCTGGTTCGTCCTTCGCTAATCGCGTGAAAGAGCTCGAACTTATTATGAAAGTCGATCATAACGGCGTTAATGTATTGATCGAAATCGATCGCAAAGCACGCGGTCTTACGGGGCTGTTCGAGCAAGCCCTCGATATGGATGAGCGTCTCGTCCGCGTCTATTTCACGGAGACTGAACTTGATCAAGGTCCACAAGTTATAGCACAAGAGCTCGCTGCCATTATTCAGCAGCAAGCACGATAA
- a CDS encoding glycosyltransferase family 4 protein — MNVLLICTEKLPVPNIRGGAIQTYIGGVTKQLSEHHQVTIIGKSDPTLLSDESVGGVRYVRVPSDGMFELYLEGVIHFISTSGQNYDLIHIFNRPRMVLPVRGVAANARIILSMHNDMFNPTKLTTEEGRAVIAHTETIITISNYIGQEIERYFPEAKPKLRTIYSAVDLDRFAPWIESNTARQSRQEIRDQYQLQSKKIILFVGRLSRNKGPHVLVRAMSHLRHPDACLVVVGGAWYSDHRVSDYIGYVRALAERSTLPVITTGYIDAHDIHRWFCAADVFVCTSIWDEPLARVHYEAMAAGLPFITTARGGNPEIIINDNGLLISNPEDPLEYAEKLNNMLSNMENSRKMGLRGRRLTEQRFHWQRVAQDILSVWGT, encoded by the coding sequence GTGAATGTTCTTTTGATATGTACGGAGAAGCTCCCTGTTCCAAATATTAGAGGCGGTGCCATTCAAACCTATATCGGCGGAGTTACCAAGCAATTGAGTGAGCATCACCAAGTCACCATTATTGGCAAATCAGATCCTACGCTTCTTTCGGATGAATCCGTGGGCGGGGTTCGCTATGTTCGTGTCCCTTCTGACGGGATGTTTGAGTTATATCTCGAAGGCGTAATCCATTTTATTTCTACAAGTGGACAGAACTATGACCTCATTCACATTTTTAATCGTCCGCGTATGGTTCTGCCTGTGAGAGGTGTCGCCGCTAATGCACGAATTATCCTGAGCATGCACAATGATATGTTCAATCCTACCAAATTAACTACCGAGGAAGGCCGCGCTGTTATTGCGCATACGGAGACGATTATCACGATCAGCAATTATATTGGCCAAGAGATCGAACGTTATTTTCCCGAGGCAAAACCTAAGCTTCGCACCATTTACTCCGCTGTAGATTTGGATCGCTTCGCTCCCTGGATTGAATCCAATACTGCACGGCAAAGCCGGCAAGAAATCCGCGACCAATATCAACTACAATCCAAAAAAATCATTCTGTTCGTCGGACGTCTGTCTCGTAATAAAGGGCCTCATGTTCTGGTGCGCGCGATGTCCCATCTCCGCCATCCGGATGCTTGCCTTGTCGTCGTAGGCGGAGCGTGGTATAGCGACCATCGGGTGAGTGATTATATAGGTTATGTACGCGCACTGGCGGAACGTTCTACTTTGCCTGTCATAACAACGGGCTACATTGATGCCCATGATATTCACCGTTGGTTCTGTGCTGCAGATGTATTCGTGTGCACCTCCATCTGGGATGAGCCGCTCGCCCGTGTTCATTATGAAGCGATGGCCGCTGGCCTGCCTTTTATCACAACCGCAAGAGGAGGAAACCCCGAGATTATCATCAATGACAATGGACTATTAATTTCGAATCCAGAAGATCCATTGGAATACGCCGAAAAGCTGAACAATATGCTGTCCAATATGGAAAATTCCCGTAAGATGGGCCTAAGGGGCAGACGCTTAACCGAACAACGATTCCATTGGCAACGCGTTGCGCAAGATATATTGTCTGTATGGGGAACATAA